The window CGGCGCACCCCCCTTCCAGCCGTTCGGCACCCCCCTTGAATATGTGTGTGACGTAAGTCACACACCCAGGCCCAGAAGAGTCTGTTTTTAAAGAACGCTACTTTTTCTCCTCCATTTTCTCTTCCGTGAGATGCTGCTACGAAACATTTAAAATACCTGGAGCTGCTCTATAAATTGAGGACAAGAACTGAATCAATGGGTTACACAGTTTTAACCTATTGCCGTCAAAATCCTTTTCTCTGCAACTACTTCCAGCACGTTCAAGTCTTCTTCCCAAAACCATTTTTCtgcaatagatttccacaccggaaaTACTATTGCAATTCAATTTCTTTTCTAGCTTCAGATTTAGTTTCAGTTCTCAGCATTAGatttaattttagaatttaattcaAGTACCAGATTAAAGAACCAGTGCTGCAAGATACAATTTTCTAGTCtgcaatttaattcaggtttatttattagcatttaTTATTATTCACGGTTTATGTTAATTTATCAAATTATGTCCGGATCATTTTATATCTACTATATCTATCCTGTTCCGTTTATTAAATcaatgtctggctaatttatttttatcggtatgtaaggtcacataaCTGAGGGAATCAAGTAACACTGTCGATGTAGtttattaattgaatttatttgtcTGGCTGATATTTCTAAACGCGTAATTAAActgttttgtaacgagagttaaaaacaaatagaagttaggatcaataaaaacgagagtttgagattttaactggaccctagaaattaggcattaaccttaaatacagcgagagcgctttaagggtaattagttttctttggttttcaaaaatcactttgaactttaattgatacagcgagagcgctcacttaggtttaatagtgaaatcataatcaataaacacgagagtgtgagaggaggtttttaaactaatgatttctacgGAAAAGTGATTTTAAATTACGATCCGCATCGACGGCTTACTAGATCCCCAAAGTCCGACCATTGCATACCGATATTATTATtctagatttaatttaattatatttaataatatttcttttcAAACCCCGTACCGATCGATAATCAATTGACCATTAGCCTTGGATTTACGTAGTAGCATTAACTAcattaggtcgattcttagtccctgtgggttcgatatcttttaaaactacgcgatagactgtgcacttgcagtcataatcatagacataccccattgtcgcgatcaagtttttggcgccgttgccggggacaaATTTAGTCGATAATCGTAATTAACTGTTACGTTGTAGAGACTAAGGCAACAATTTTTCTAATTCCCTTTGTGCATGCCAAGTACTCGCTCTCGAAGTGAAAACTTAGTGCTGCCAATTCCCGAACCGGAGCGTTCTATCACTGTATCACGTCGATTACGACGTACTCGCACTCTTGTTCCTACTCCTACTTCTGAACCAGTCGAAGAATCAACCATGGGAGAACAACCGCGTCCTCTCAAATCTTATGCTATTCCTTCGCAAGCTGAACCTCACAATAGCATTGCTGCTCCTGctattgaggcgaacaatttcgagcTAAAACCATCATTGTTGTCAGCTGTACAAAAAAACCAATTTTCTGGAAATGCGATGGAAGATCCTAATCTTCATTTGTCAGTGTTCTTGCAATACGCAAACACTGTAAAAGCAAATGGCGTCAGTTCGGAAGCTATCCGACtgcgcctttttcctttttcactgAGGGATAGACCTAGAGCTTGGCTCCAGTCTTTACCCGCCAATTCTGTCACGACCTGGAATGAACTTAAGAAAGTCTTCCTGGCACGTTATTTTCCACCTAGCAAGACCGCCATGCTAAGAGCCCAGATCAATGGGTTTAGACAAAAAGACAACGAGTCTTTATTCGAAGCGTGGGAAAGATACAAAGACATGCTTAGACTTTGTCCGCATCACGGTTTAGAACAATGGTTTATCATCCATACCTTCTACAATGGTCTCCTCTACAATATGAGACTTACAATGGACGTCGTCGCAAGTGGCGCACTGATGGATAAAGAATATGCTGATGCTTACACACTTATCGAAAGCATGGCTCAAAACAATTATCAATGGGGAAGCGAGAGAGCTCAATCAGAGAAAACTTATGGAGAGAAATCTTCAACGAAGAATGGGATGTACGAGATAAGTAGCCCCGACCGCGTTAACGCCAAAGTCGATGCCCTAACTCAGAAGATTGAAAACCTCACTATAGCACCTGTAGCCACCGTGGCTGCTGTTTCCCCCTGTTGCGAAATATGTGGAATGACTGGACATGCTGCTTCTGATTGCCATCTCTTGGCAGGAGTTTCCCCCGAaccagtaaactatgctcaaggaaacccctaCTCAAACACGTATAACCCAGGATGGAAGAATCACCCTAATTTCTCGTACAAGAACAATAATGCTTTGTACGCACCTGGTCAAGCACCCAGTGTACCACCTGGATACCAAAAGGCACCATTCGCTGCTCCTAATGTCCCTAGGAAGTCTAACTTAGAAATAATGATGGAAAATTTCATAGCCACTCAAACCCAGACTAATAAGGATTTCATAAACCAGAACGTGCACACTAATGAGCAAATCAAACAGTTAGCGACTAAAGTAGACGCGTTGGCCACTCACAACAAGATGCTTGAGACACAAATCTCTCAAGTGGCACagcaacaagcacctactgccgcACCTGCTGGGACGTTTCCAGGATAGCCACAACCAAACCCAAAAGGACATGCTCATGCTATTATTCTGCGAAGTGGTAGAGAGATGGATGAACCGACCGACCCTAGGCTTAAAAACCCTGCTATGTTCCAAAGCCCTAGGAAGACAACTGAGGAGGAAAGTAGACCCAAGGATAAACCGAGTGATCCGAAAGAGCAAAAGGACAAGGAAGGCGAGACGGAGGAGAAAGAAGCGCCATACATACCTCCACCACCTTATAAACCACCTATCCCGTACCCTCAAAGACTCGAGAAATCTAAAAACATAGGGCAATTTAAGAAATTTGTCGAACTTCTTAAacaattgaacatcacaattccgtTTACAGAAGCCATTACCCAAATGCCCTCGTATGCTAAGttcctaaaagaaatcttatcgaataaaaagaaattagaagACAATGAGACCGTAACACTCACTGCTGAATGTAGTgccataattcaaaataaaatgccaCCTAAGCTGAAAGAGCCAGGAAGTTTCTCCATACCCTGCAATATAGGAAAATTTTTCATAGACAAAGCTTTATGCGACTTAGGAGCTAGTATTAgcctaatgcctttgtccatttgcgAGAAACTAAACATGGGAGATCTAAGACCAACCAAGATGTCAGTACAACTTGCAGACCAATCTGTCAAGTATCTTGTAGGTGTTCTTGAGAATGTACCCGTCCGCATCGGACAATTCTACATCCCTACGGATTTCATAATTATGGACATAAAAGAAGACGTCAATACTCCTATAATCTTAGGAAGACCTTTTCTAGCTACCGCAGGAGCCATTATAGACGTAAAGAAAGGCAAGCTGACATTCGAAGTAGGTGAGGAGAAGGTTGAGTTTATTCTAACACAATTCCTTCAAGCCCCAGCTATAAAAGATACATGGTATCTGGTGGATGTTATTGATGAATGTATAAGAGAGATAGGATTATCGGAGGAATCGTACTCTGAAGTTATAAGTATTTCGATGCCCCTGATTTTCGAAGATGACAATTGGCGTCTGGTATATCGAGACGATAGTTTAAGCGAATGCTTAGCCTTAACACCCAACCCTATGCCTTGCCCAAAGAAACCAACCTTGGACCTTAAACCATTGCCCAAGACTCTTAGGTATGAATATCTAGACGATGAGCTCAAAAGACCAGTAATAGTCAACACAGAGCTAGGAGCCACAGAGACGGAGAACCTATTACAAGTTTTAAGAAAGTATCCATCTGCATTAGGATATAACATTGctgatctgaaaggaataagtccttccataTGTATGCATTGCATCATGTTGGAAGAAGATTGCAAAACCTCTAGGGAGCATCAAAGAAGGATTAACCCTATCCTGAGCACAGTAGTTAAAGATGAAGTTACCAAACTTCTGAATGCTGGAATCATATATCCAATCTCTGATAGTCAGTGGGTAAGTCCGGTCCATTGTGCGCCAAAGAAGGGAGGCATAACAGTTACCATAAACAAGTCTGGCGAATCTATAGCCGAGAGAAAGGTAACTAGAGCAAGGATGTGTATAGACTATCGTAAGTTAAACAAAGCCACGaggaaagaccatttccctcttcCCTTTATTGACCAGATGCTCGAACGCTTAGCAAAACATTCCTATTACTGTTACCTGGATGGTTACTCAGGATTCTTTCAAATTCCGATTCACCCTGATGACcaagagaaaacaaccttcacatgcccttatggaacattcgcttatagacgaatgcctttcggaTTATGCAACGCCCCTGCTACATTTCAGAGATACATGATGTCAATTTTCGCCGATTACATAGACAACATcatggaagtctttatggacgacttctctgtgtgTGGGGAAGATTTCGAAGGATGCCTCTCAAATCTAGAAAAAGTGTTGGACAGAAGTGTACAAGTTAACCTCGTCCTAAATTGGGAAAAGTGTCACTTCATGGTTAAACAAGGGATTGTACTTGGACACGTAGTCTCCGAAAGAGGAATAGAAGTCGATAAAGCAAAGATCGAAGTAATAGAAAACCTCCAACCCCCAAAAatagttagagaaataagaagcttcttaggccatgcAAGTAGGACCTTAGACCCTGCGCAAATGAACTACGCCACAACTGAAAAGGAACTTCTGGCCGTGGTCTTCGCGTTAGATAAGTTTCGTTCCTATCTGATATAAGCAAAGATAATAGTTTACACCGACCATGCAGCCATTAGGTATCTACTAGCTAAACAAGATGCAAAACCTAGACTATTAAGGTGGATCCTACTACTAcaagaatttgatttggaaatcaaagataaaaagggaaccgAAAACGTTGTAGCCGACCATTTATCTAGGATGGAAGGCATTAAGACAGAAGAAACACCAAtcaacgatgatttcccttaaGAATGCTTAATAGCACATTTAGAATCCCAAAGCGACACATTGGAACAACCTAAAGCGCAAACCGTTAAGACATTAAGCACCGGAACCACACTACCATGGTATGCCGATTACGTCAATTACCTAGCTGCGAGAGTGCTACCGCCTGACATGACttatcaacaaaagaagaagttcttccatgacCTTAAACATTATTATTGGGATGAACCCTTGTTATTCAAGAGAGGCGCTGACGGAATATTCCGCCGATGTGTTCCGGAAGAAGAAATAGAAAGCATAATTCATCATTGCCATGATGCCCCCTATGGTGGGCATGCTAGCACATCAAAGACATGCGCTAAGATTCTGCAGGCAGGTCTCttttggcccaacctgtggaaggaTGTCCACATCGCTGTTAGAAACTGTGACCGATGTCAGCGCACTGGAAACATATCTAGGcgagatgaaatgcctcaaaagggcatcCTAAAAGTAGAGATCTTTGATGTGTGGGGGATCGATTTTATGGGACCTTTCCCATCTTCCTTTGGAAATAACTACATACTTGTCACAGTCGACTACGTatctaaatggatagaagcagtAGCCTCACCCACAAACGATGCACAAGTGGTTATTAAGctattcaaaaatataatctTTCCAAGATTTGGTGTACCAAGATTAGTCATTAGCGACGGAGGATCCCACTTCTTATCTAGAATTTTCGAAAAACTCTTGGTGAAATATGGAGTCCGACATCGTGTAGCAACACCTTACCACCCACAAACTAGTGGACAAGTCGAAGTCTCGAATAGACAAATTAAGCAAATACTTGAAAGGAGTTTTGCCtcatctaggaaggattggtcaactaAGTTACACGAAGCACTGTGGGCGTATAGGACCGCCTACAAGACACCAATAGGAACCAAGCCCTTCAAATTAGTATATGGTAAATCTTGTCATCTACCGGTAGAACTAGAGCATAAATCCTACTGGGCAATAAAAACCTTAAACCTAAGTTACACCGCCGCAGGCGAAAGAAGGCTATTGGATGTCAATGAGTTGGAAGAAATTAGATTAGATGCTTACGAGAATGCTAAGATTtacaaagaaagaacaaagaaGTGGCACGATAAACGCATCTCAAGGAAGGAATTCAATGAAGGAGATGTGGTGCTACTGTTTAATTCTCGACTTAAGTTATTCCCAGGAAAACTTCGTTCAAGATGGTCTGGTCCAttcgaagttaccaaagtatatcCAAGTGGCGCTATCgaaatcaaaggaaaatcgaGCGATAACTTTGTTGTAAACGGGCAGCGATTGAAACATTACCATATTGTTGAaaacaaagactacactgatagtCTTAAGCTCGTAGAATTAATCGTCGAATCGTAGAAATAACCATCGGTTCGTCGAGCttgcgacgttaaacaaagcgctttcgtgggagacaacccaccttttaactttaattttccgttaagtcattttaattttaattttaaatgttttattaaaatttatcttctttgctttctgcaccctatttcaaaatactaactctttgttttaaaatcaTACTAACCTAAAACTTTTCTCTCTGATTTTATAAAAATTCCAGGGTACTAACCACTTTTCTGACTTTAGAGATGGATTTCACTGATGACATGGTAGTTACTTTTGGGAGTGAGGATCAGCGGAGACGATATGAGATTCTGGCACAGCGTGAGATGGGTCTCACCGCTTTCTCGCATGATTCAACTCTGACAGTTCTAGGTATCCGGGAAAGTGTGCACTTTATGCTTCATCAGATTGGATGGGAGGATCTCCTCACCACCCGTACACCCACTTTCCGCAACCTGACCTTAGAGTTTCTGAGTTCCCTCCGATATGAGCCTAGACTTGGATTAGGTTTCAACAGAGGAAGAGTTTCGTTCAGATTGTTTGGATTCACCTACCGCTTCACCACCCGTCAGTTGGCCGAGCTACTAGGATATCCCACAGGCATGGACGCCTTAATGGGAGTCGATGATGAGTACTTCCCTGATAACATGATTGACCACTTTTGGAGTACCATATCTGGTAGAAACCAGAATGATCTACGACTCTCTTCAGAAATCCACAATCCCGCCATTAGG of the Vicia villosa cultivar HV-30 ecotype Madison, WI unplaced genomic scaffold, Vvil1.0 ctg.001238F_1_1, whole genome shotgun sequence genome contains:
- the LOC131634138 gene encoding uncharacterized protein LOC131634138 is translated as MDEPTDPRLKNPAMFQSPRKTTEEESRPKDKPSDPKEQKDKEGETEEKEAPYIPPPPYKPPIPYPQRLEKSKNIGQFKKFVELLKQLNITIPFTEAITQMPSYAKFLKEILSNKKKLEDNETVTLTAECSAIIQNKMPPKLKEPGSFSIPCNIGKFFIDKALCDLGASISLMPLSICEKLNMGDLRPTKMSVQLADQSVKYLVGVLENVPVRIGQFYIPTDFIIMDIKEDVNTPIILGRPFLATAGAIIDVKKGKLTFEVGEEKVEFILTQFLQAPAIKDTWYLVDVIDECIREIGLSEESYSEVISISMPLIFEDDNWRLVYRDDSLSECLALTPNPMPCPKKPTLDLKPLPKTLRYEYLDDELKRPVIVNTELGATETENLLQVLRKYPSALGYNIADLKGISPSICMHCIMLEEDCKTSREHQRRINPILSTVVKDEVTKLLNAGIIYPISDSQWVSPVHCAPKKGGITVTINKSGESIAERKRYMMSIFADYIDNIMEVFMDDFSVCGEDFEGCLSNLEKVLDRSVQVNLVLNWEKCHFMVKQGIVLGHVVSERGIEVDKAKIEVIENLQPPKIVREIRSFLGHASRTLDPAQMNYATTEKELLAVVFALDKFRSYLI